A window of Kineococcus sp. NBC_00420 genomic DNA:
CCTCGTCGCGCAGCACCAGCCCGCCGCCGATCCCCGCCCCGACGTGGACGTAGAGGAAGCTGCGCCCCGTGCGGCGCGAACGCCACAGGTCCCCGACCGCGGCGGCGGTCGCGTCGTTCTCCACCAGGACGGGCAACCCGGTGGCCCGCAGGAGCAGGTCCGCGATGGCGACCCCGCGCCACCCGGGGAGGTTGATCGCCGAACTGCGCACCGGTCCGGCGAAGTCCAGGGGCCCGGGGACGGCGACACCGACCCCGCGGACCCCCACCGCACCCGTGGTGTCGATCAACCGGCGGACGAGGCCGGCCGCGTGGGCCACCACGAGTTCTACGGGGGCCTCCGGATCGGGCAGGGGTTCGCGGTCGACCCCGACCACCACCCCGGACAGGTCCAGCAGCACGGCGTCGACGTGCTCGCGCTCGAACTGGACGCCCACGGCCAGCGCGGCCCCCGGGCGCACCGACAGGGCCGTGCGCGGCTTGCCCGCCCCGCGCACCGCCCCCGGACCCGTACCGGGGCGCAGCAGGGCCACTCCTTCCTGGACGAGACCGCGCTCCACCAGGCGCCGGACGATGTTCGAGACCGTCTGCAGCGTCAGCCCGCTCGCGCCGGCCAGGTCCGTGCGGGACGTGCCGGGGTGGCGCCGGATGCCGTCGAGCACCACCGCCTGGTTGTAGTCGCCCACCCAGGGCAGGTTCGTGCCACGTCGCACCACGCCTCCTCGCGCTCGGCGACCCCCTTGGGATCGTTCCCAGAATCATGCGTCCGATCCGTTGACACGGTCAATCCACTGGATTTACTTTCCTGACACGGAACGGCGCACCGGAGCTCCACCGGCCGGCGCGCACCATCGGACACCGCCACGAGGGAGTGGGTTGTGCGTCGTCGTAACTTCCTGACAGCTACCGGCCTGGGCGCCGGCACCCTGCTCGGAACCGCAGCCTGTGGTGGCGGTTCCCAGTCCGGAGACGACTCCGGGGGCAAGGGGATCAAGGTCGCCTACCAGCAGTGGGGCTCGGGCACGGTGATGAAGGACTACCTCACCGGCGTCAAGGCCGCCTACGAGAAGGCGAACGCGGGCAAGACCATGGAGCTGCAGCCCATCGTCGCCTCCGAGAACGACTACTACACGAAGCTCCAGCTGATGATGCGCTCGCCGCGCACGTCGCCCGACATCGTGTACGAGGACACCTTCCTCATCAACTCCGACATCACCGCCGGGTACCTGCAGCCGCTGGACAGCTACCTGGACAAGTGGGAGGAGTGGGACCAGTTCCAGGACGTCGCCAAGGGGGCCGCGAAGGCCGCCGACGGCAAGACCTACGGGGTGCCGGACGGCACCGACACCCGTGCGCTCTGGTACAACAAGAAGCTCTTCGCGCAGGCCGGCCTGCCCGAGACCTGGACGCCGGGCAGCTGGGACGACATCCTCACCGCCGCCCGCCAGATCAAGGCGAAACTGCCGAACGTCACGCCGATCAACGTCTACGCCGGCAAGGCCGCCGGTGAGGCCGCGTCGATGCAGGGTTTCGAGATGATCTTCTACGGGACCGGTTCGACGCTCTACGACGCGGACAAGGACAAGTGGAACGTGGGGAGTTCCGACTTCAAGGACGCCCTCACCTTCCTCAAGACCCTCTTCGACGAGAAGCTCGCCCCGGACCCCACGATCGCCCTGGACGCCCAGGTCGGCACCCGGGTCCAGGAGGAGTTCCTGCCCGGCAGCACGCTGGCCATCGACCTCGACGGGTCGTGGGTGTCGAGCACCTGGCTCCCCACCGGCGGCAAGCCGTGGACGGAGTGGAACGACACCATGGGCCAGGCCCCGATGCCCACGAAGGACGGTTCGGGCGAAGGCAGCATCAGCATGTCCGGCGGCTGGACCTGGGCCATGACCAAGAACGCGTCCAACGCCGAGGACGCCTGGAAGGTCATCTCGACGCTGACGTCGTTCGAGAACAACCTCAAGTACAACATCAACTCCGCGGCCGTCGCCGTGCGCAAGGACGTCGCGGCCGACGCCGACTACACCGGTTCCAACCCCACGCTGGAGTTCTTCTCCAGCCTGGTCCCGGTCACGCAGTACCGCCCGCAGAACACCGACTACCCCCGGGTGTCCAACGAGATCCAGGTCGCGATGGAAGCCGTCGTCACCGGCCAGGCCAGCGTCGAGGACGCCGCGAAGGCGTACGACGAGGCGGTCAAGGGGATCGTCGGCGAGGACAAGACCGCGACGCTCTGAGCGTCGTCCCGAGCAGGAAGGAGGTCCCGTGGCCACCATCACCCGTCCGAACCCGGGAACACCCGGAGGGCCTGAACTCCGGCGCAGGACCCACCCGATCTCGGTGGACATCGCCCGGGCCCTCCCCCTGACGCCGGCGGTCCTGCTGCTGCTGGTGTTCCTGGCCGGCCCGATCCTGTGGTGCATCTACGCCGCGTTCACCAACACGGCGCTCACCGGCGCAGGATCGGGCAACACCCAGTTCGTCGGCCTGGACAACTTCCGGGCCGCGTTCAGCAGTGACACGTTCCGCAACTCCGTCGTGCTGACCCTGGTCTTCACGTTCCTGTCGGCCGTCGTGGGGCAGAACCTCCTCGGTCTCGGTCTCGCGCTGCTGCAGAAGCGGTCCGCGAAGGCGGTCCGCACCCTGGTGGGCATCACCGTCATCGGCGCCTGGGTCATCCCCGAGGTCGTCGCCGGCTACGTCTGGTACGCGTTCCTCGCCAAGGACGGAACCCTCAACGAGATCCTCGGGACGCTGGGACTGGGCCAGAACTGGCTCTACACCCTGCCGATCATCGCGGTCTCGCTGGCCAACGTCTGGCGCGGGACGGCGTTCTCGATGCTCGTCTACAACGCCGCCCTCTCCGAGATCCCCCAGGAGATCGAGGAGGCCGCCGAGATGGACGGGGCGACCGGTTGGCGGCGTCTCCGCTGGGTCACGGTCCCGATGATCAAGCGCACCGTGACGACGAACCTCATGCTCATCACGTTGCAGACGCTGTCCGTGTTCGGCCTCATCTACACGATGACCCGGGGCGGTCCCGGCACCAAGAGCCAGACCCTGCCGCTCTACATGTACGAGCAGGCCTTCTCCTTCAGTCAGATCGGCTACGGCACCGCCATCGCGCTCGTCCTGCTCGCGGTCGGCGGCGTCTTCTCCATCATCTACATGCGCCTGCTGCGCGAGGACTGACGCCCATGACCACCGAGACCCCCACCCCTGCGCTCAGCACGACCAAGCTCACGGTCGGCTCGAACAAACCCGTCGGGCCCCGTACCCGGGTCGCCGCCGGCGTCATCAACCTCGTCACGGCCGTCCTCGGGATCATGTTCCTGGTCCCCCTGCTGTGGGTCGTCTTCGCCGCGTTCAACTCCCAGGCCGGCCTCAAGCTGGAGTGGCCGGGGTCGAACTTCAGCCTCGACAACTTCCGGGCCATCCTCACCCCGGAGACGACCTACCGGCCGATGTGGAACGGGCTGGTCCTCTGCGTGGGCTCGACGGTCATCGCGATCGCGGTGGCGACGCTCGCCGCCTACCCGCTGTCGCGGTTCAACACCCGCTACAAGCGCCCGTTCCTGCTGACCATCCTGTTCTCGACCGGGCTGCCGATCACGGCCATCATGGTTCCGGTCTACGGCCTGTTCGTGCAGCTCAACCTCATCGACACCATCAGCGGCACGGTCGCGTTCATGGCGACGACCGCGCTGCCGATGTCGATCTTCCTCATGAAGAACTTCATGGACGGCGTCCCGCTCACCCTCGAGGAAGCCGCCTGGACCGACGGCGCGAACTCGATGCAGACGCTGCGCCACATCGTGCTGCCGTTGATGTGGCCGGGGATGTCGGTCGTGACGATCTTCACGTTCATCGGGATGTGGGGGAACTTCTTCATCCCCTTCATCCTGCTGCTCTCCCCCGACCGACTGCCGGCCTCGGTGAGCATCTTCACCTTCTTCGGCCAGTACGGTTCGGTCCAGTGGGGCCAGCTCGCGGCCTACTCGATCCTCTACACGCTGCCGGTCGTCATCCTGTACGTGCTGCTCTCCCGCCGCCTCGGCGGGGCGTTCAACTTCGGTGGCGCGCTCAAGGGCTGACCCACGACGGAGCCTCCGCACTTCTCGGTGCGGGGGCTTCCGCCTGTCCGGGCCGGGTCACCCGACGGACACCTCACCCACCGACGCTGGACGTCCAGGCGAGGAGGTGCGGGGTCGCCTGCAACAGCGAACCCACGACGACGTGCGCGGCGGCGAGGTCCGCCGCCGGGTGCGACGTCGTCACCGCGACGACCCGCATCCCGGCGGCGCGTCCCGCCTCGATCCCCGCCGGGGCGTCCTCCACGACGAGGCAGTCCCCCGGCGCGACGCCGAGGAGCCGCGCCGCCAGCAGGTACCCCTCGGGGTCGGGTTTGCCCACGTACACGGCCGACCCGTCCACCAGCACCGACGGGACCGGCAGCGCCCCCGCCCGCAACCGCGCCCGCACCGTCCCGGCGTCGCCGGAGGTCACGACCGCCCAGCTCCCGGCCGGGAGCGCGGCCAGCAGCGGCGCGGCGTCGGGGAACACCGGGAAGGCCCCGGGCAGTTCCTCGACGAACTCCCGCAGGCGGGTGTGCTCGGCCACCGGGTCGAGGTGTGGCGCGACGGCGGCGATGGTGTCGACCGGCCGACGGGCGTGGGTCGCGGCGTGCACGAGAACAGGATCGAGAGCGTGCAGCGCGGACCAGCGGTCCCAGACGCTGCGGTAGCCCGCGTGGGAGTCCACCAGGACGCCGTCGGCGTCGAAGAGGACCGCCCGGGCAGGGCTCACCAGTGCGCCGTGCGCGGGACCGGCTGGCACCCGGGGCAGGAGAACGACGACCGGTTCATGAACGCGTCACGGCGCACCAGCGATCCGCACCGCGGGCATGGCCGGCCCAGCTGCCCGTAGACGGCCAGCGACCGGTCGAAGTACCCGCTCGCACCGTTCACGTTGACGTACAACGCGTCGAAGCTCGTCCCACCCGCGTCCAGCGCCGCGCTCATCACCTCCCGCAATCCCGCCAGCAGCGCGGCGGCCTGGGGCCGGGTGATGGACCGGGTCGGCCGGGCGTAGTGCAGCTTCGCCCGCCACAGCGACTCGTCGGCGTAGATGTTGCCCACCCCCGAGACGAGGGTCTGGTCCAGCAGGGCCCGCTTCAGCCCGGTCGTCTTCTCCCGCAGGCGCTTCGCGAAGAGGGCGTCGTCGAAGGCGGGGTCGAGGGGATCGCGGGCGATGTGCGCGACCGGAGCGGGCAGGAACCTCGACCACGAGGCGTCGGAGGACTCCCCGAGCCCACCCAGACCACCGTCGGGCGTCCCCACCAGCGGCACGACGGCGACCCCGCCGAACGTCCGCTGGTCGACGAAGCGCAGTTCCTCGCCGTCGTCGTCGAACGTCCACACGGCACGGAGGTGCTTCTCCGGCGGCGCGTCGGCGGCCTCGACGAGCAGCTGACCGCTCATCCCGAGGTGCACGACCATCGCCTCCTCGGCGTGACCGTCGGCGTCGGCGAGCGGCAACCAGAGGAACTTCCCGCGGCGCACGGCGTCGGCGACGACGAGGCCGTTGGTGCGGGCGGCGGCGTCCTCCGGCCCGGCGACGTGGCGACGGATCGCGCGGGCGTTCAGGAACCTCGTGGTCGAGACCGTCCGTCCGAGCACCCAACGGGCCACCCCACGACGAACGACCTCGACCTCGGGGAGTTCGGGCACGAGATCAGTGCGCGGCGCGCTGCGCGGCCGCGGCCGTGGCCTCGCGCAACGCCTCGACGGCGGCCGAGGCCGCCTTCTGCTCGGCTTCCTTCTTGCTGCGTCCCTCACCGTGCCCCAGCGCGGTACCCCCCACCACCGCGTCGGCGGTGAAGTTCTTCGCGTGGTCGGGGCCGGAGTCGGTGATGGCGTAGGACGGCACCCCGAGGCCCTCGGCCGCGGTGAGTTCCTGCAACGCCGTCTTCCAGTCCGTCCCGGCCCCGAGACGTTCGGAGGACTCCATGAGCGGCGAGGTCAGGCGCAGGACGAAGTCCTGGGCGCCGTCCATCCCGACCGAGAGGAACGCCGCCCCGATGACGGCCTCCATGGTGTCGGCCAGGATCGAGTTCTTGTCCCGGCCGCCGGTGCCGAGCTCGCCCTTGCCGAGACGCACGTGGTCGCCGAGGTCGAGCCCGCGGGCGATGTCCGCGAGGGCGCGGGAGTTCACGACCGCGGCCCGCAGCTTGGCGAGCCGGCCCTCGGAGACGTCCGCGTAGCGGGTGTAGAGCTCGTGGGTCACCACGAGCCCGAGCACCGAGTCCCCGAGGAACTCGAGGCGCTCGTTGGTCGGCAACCCGCCCTTCTCGTACGCGTACGAGCGGTGGGTCAGCGCGAGTTCCAGGAGGTCGGCGTCGATCTCCACGCCCAGAGCAGCAGTCAGCCGGGCGGCGTCACCGACGCCGCCCGGCGTGACTGCGGGCGCCTGCTGAGCGGTCAGCTCAGAGGTCCTTGACCTTGCGGCCCTTGTACTCCAGGTACAGCGGGGTGCCGGCGGAGTCGGTGACGACCCGGGCGGTGTGCGGACGCGAGTACGCGACCTGGCCGCGCACGTTGCTGCGGACCAGCGTCTCTTCGGTCGCCTTCCACTGCGAACGGCGGGCGCGGGTGTTGCTGCGGGACATCTTCCGCTTCGGGACTGCCACGATCAGCTCTTCTCTCTGGTTCCGGACGGGGAGTCGTCACTGCTCTCGAGCAGGGACTGCAAAGCGGCCCACCGGGGGTCCGCCGGTTCTTCGGTGAGCGGCGCCTGCTCGGAGACACCGATCTCGTAGTCCTGCTGGCAGGGGCCGTCGCACACGGGCTGGAACGGCAGTTCCAGCACGATCGCGTCACGGACCGCGGGTTCGAGGTCGACGAGCTCGCCCTGGGCGACCTCACGGATCTCGTCCTCGTCGTCCGCCAGCTCCAGCGGCTTCTTGCCGGGGTAGGCGAACAGCTCCTGCACCGTGACCTCGAGGTCCTGCGTCACCTCGGCGAGGCAACGACCGCACTCCCCGACGGCGGTGCCACGGACGGTGCCCGAGACGAGCACACCCTCCATGACGGCTTCCAGCCGCAGGTCGAGTTCGAGGTCGGCTCCCTCGGGGACACCGATGACGGCGATCCCGAGTTCGGCCGGTGCCGGGACGGTGCGCTGCAGGGTGCGCATCGTGCCGGGCCGACGGCCCAGGTCGTGCGTGGACAGCACGAGCGGAGCGTTCGGGTCCAGCTGACCTTCGTGCACCTTCTGCTTGCTCACGTCCACACCTCCGCTGGAACTCGATCGACACACCACAAGACCCCGTCGCTGGTGGCAGAACCACACGCGCCGAGGTCGCCCCCAAGGGTAACCGAGGGTGTGCCCTGCGACCCAATCGTGCTCAGGACGACGTGCTCTCGTCCTCGGAGGTCTCCGACGACGTCGCGGTGGCCCCCTCGGGGACCTCGTCCTCGCCCCCGCGGACCTTCAGCCGGTCGCGTCCACGGTGGGCCTGCTGCTTGAGCCGGTCCAGCTCCTCTTCGAAGTCGGAGAGCTTGCGGTCGACCCACGCGTCGGCGTCGACCCGCAGGCGCTTGGCCTCGTCGCGGGCGGACAGGACGATGTGGTCGGCGCGTTCGCGCGAGGCCTTCGTGACGGCCTGCGCGTCCACGAGCTCCTCGGCCCGCTCGCGGGCCTGCGCGAGCACCTGGTCGGCGTCGGACCGGGCGGCCGCGAGGACCTCGTCGCGCTGGGCCAGGACGTCACCGGCCTGCTGGACCTCGGCCGGCAGCAGCCGGCGCACCTCCGAGACCAGGGCGAGCAGCTGCTCGCGGTCGACCATCACCGACGACGACAGCGGGACCCCGCGCGCTCCCGACACGAGCGCGGCGAGCTCGCCGAGCTTCTCGTGCACCTCCACAGCCACAGCCTTTCGTTGCTTCTCAGCGTTCTCAGGACGTTCGTCCTCAGGGACGTCCCGGGTCCGCATTCTCCCCCAGCCGGGCGACCAACGCGGTGCGCACCGCCGCAGGCACCAGACCGGAGACGTCGCCGCCGTAGCGGGCGACCTCCTTGACCAGCGAGCTCGACACGTGCTGGACGCGCGGGTCACCCACCAGGAACACCGTCTCCACGTCGGCCAGGTGCCGGTTCATCAGCGCCATCGGCAGCTCGTAGGCGTAGTCGCCGCTACCGCGCAGGCCCTTCACCACGACCGGGGCGCCGAGGCGGCGGCAGTGGTCGACGAGGAGCCCGTCGGCGAACTCCTCGACGAGCACGCGCTCGGCCCGCGGGTCACCGGTCTCCTCCAGCGCGGCCCGCACGAGCTCCACCCGCTCCGGACCGCTGAACAGGCCACGCTTGGAGGGGTTCACCGCGACACCGGCGTAGACGGTGTCGAACATCCCCGCCGCTCGCAGCAGGACGTCCACGTGCCCCAGGGTCACGGGGTCGAAACTGCCCGGGCACACGCAACGGCTCACGGGACCCGACGCTAACAGCGCGCCGTCCACACGCTGGTCTCCCCGTACTTGCGCTGCCGCACGTCGCTGAAGTCCCCCGGCCAGACCGGCTCGGCGGTGCGCGAGGACCGCTCCACCACGACCGTCGCCGCCGGTGCCAGCAGGGGCACGAGAGTGCCCAGCACGGTGGCCACCTCGCTCGACTCGACGGCGTAGGGGGGATCGAGGAACACCAGGTCCCAGCCGCCCTCGAGCGCGGCGCCGGGCGAGGCGAGGAACCTCTCCACCCGCTCGGCCACCACGGTGACCCCGGGCAGCCCGACCGCCGCGACGTTGGCCCGCGCGGTCTGGGCGGCCGCCCGCGCGGCCTCGACGAGGACGACCCGCGTCGCACCGCGACTGGCCGCCTCCAGCCCGAGCGCGCCGGAACCGGCGTAGAGGTCGAGCACCCGGGCCCCCTCGAGGACGTCGGCGGCGTCGAGGGCCGAGAACACCGCCTCGCGGACCCGGTCGCTGGTCGGGCGGGTCGTCTCCCCCGGCGGGACCTTCAGCCGTCGTCCGCCGGCGGTCCCGGCGATGAGCCGGGTCACGAGGACCCGCTCACGAGATCTTCCGAGCACGGTGCGCGGCGTAGGCCCAGCCGATGCCGAACGCGGCCAGCGTCGCCGCGAGCTGGCCCAGCAGTAGCCAGTCGAAGGCGGCGCGCGAGAGCACGGCCAGCAGCACCGGCACGCTGACCAGGACCGCGAGGTCGGGACCGGTCGTCGTCGCGGCGGCCGCCCCGGGCGGCAACCCGCCCATCGCGGTGGAGATCACCGGGCCGGACAGGTCCGGGTCCGGCCGGACGGCGCCCCGCAGCCCCGCGGCGGCGAACCCCGGCCCGGCGAGGGCCCCCAGCAGCGCCCAGGACCACCACGCCGTGCCCTGCGTCTCCCCGTGCAGCAGACCGGAGGTGGTGACGGCCAGCGGCACGGCGACCGCCCCCCACACCGCCATCAGCGCGGCGACGGGGATCCACCGGGCGAGGGCGATGTTCGTCGCCGAGATCGGCAGCGTGCGCGCGGCCGCCGGGGCCAGCGCGAGCCCGCGGGCCGGTTCGGACAGCGTCGTCGCCGCGGCGTACCCCGCGATCCAGATGAGCAGCGCCGCGACCGCGCGGTGCGCGGAGGTCCCCGCGGCCAGCACGAACGGCACGAGCGCGAGCACGCCGGCGGTCACCAACCGGCGGGGCTGGCGACGCAGCAGGACGAGGTCGGCGGCGATGACGGCCCGGACCGGACCGGTGACGCGCTCGAACCGGGCCCGGCGGCGCACCCGGCCACCGGAGTCCGCCGAGAGGGCGCGACCCATCTCGCGGATGTCGAACTGCAGGACCGAGGACGTCAGGCGTTCCAGCCGGGACGCACCGCGCCGCAGCGACGGCGAGGGGATCTCGCCCACCGACGACCACGCCGGGCGACCGACCAGGACGAGGGCGACCAGCGCACCCACCCCGACGACGACCGCCGGGACGACGACCGTCCGCGGGTGCACCGCGTCCACCGAGATCCCCACCACGGCCGAGGCCGCCAGGGCCAGGACCAGTCCGACGCCGATCCCGTCGAGGACCCGCCCCACCCGCAGCAGCGCCTCGACCCCGGCGCCGACGGCCGGTCGCACGACGAGGGCGTAGCCCGCCGCGGCGACGCCCGCCCCGACGGCGAACCCGCCGAGGAGCCCACCGGTGACGGTGCTGCCGCTGAGGTCGCCCGCCACCCCGAAGGCCACCGAGGAGCTCCACGCCGTGAACAGCCCGCCCGCGAGCGCCGTGCCCAGGGCCCGGTTGCGCACGACGGGTCGCAGCAGGTCGGCGCGCGGCACGGGCAGCGGGGTCCACCAGGTGGTGGGGGCGGTGGCGAGGCTGACGGGCCCGAGGCGGCACCAGGCGGCGAGGCCGAAGGCGATGACGCTGCAGGACAGGCCGACCGAGAGCAGGACGGCGGAGGTCTGGGGCAGCCAACCCGGCCCGTCGCCGCTGGTGGCCAGGCCGCTGCGGAGGGCGTTGCGCAGTCCTCCGCTGCCCCCGAGCAGCAGCAGGAACGCGATGCCGACCTGCAGGACGACGGTGTAGGTGTCGGTGAAGGTGGCCCGCAGACCGCGGGCGGCCTTGGAGGGGGCGGCCTCGTCGAGGAGTTCGCGGCGGGTCGGGTAGGGCTGGTCGGCGAACGGCCCGACGAGCTCCGGCCAGGGTTCGACCTCGGGTTCGACGTCCGTCATCGCACGGGTTCGCTGACGATCCGCGCGGCCTCGTCGGCGTCCACGACGCGGCACGCGTCGTCGTCGATGACGACGGCGCGGGTCGCGAGCGCCCGGAGCAGGACGACGTCGTGGGTGGCGAGGACGAGGGCGGTCCCGGCGTCGCGTTCGGCGACGAGCCGTTCCGCGAGCGCCTCGCGCCCGGTGGGGTCGAGGCGCTGCTCGGGTTCGTCGAGCAGCAGGACGGAGCGGGGGCGGACGAGGGCGGCGGCGAGGAGGAGTCGTCGCTTCTGCCCGCTGGAGAGCGACCCGGGGAGCTGGTCGGCGGCGCCGGTGAGGCGTTGCGCCTCGAGTTCGGCGTCGACGACGGCGACGACGTCGCGGACCCCGTGCCCGCGGGCGACGAGCTCGAGGTGCTCGGCCACGGAGAGTTCCGCGAACCAGGCGTCCTCGTCGAAGACGGAGGCGACCTCGCGGCGGAACTGCGCGGAGCGTTCGTCGACGGCCTGCCCCCGCAGGGTCACCTTGCCGCTCAACGGCTTCAGCAGACCGGCGACGGCGCGCAGGACGGTGGACTTGCCGGCGCCGTTGGCCCCGACGAGGCAGAGCGCCTCGCCCGCGGCGACGTCGACGGTGACGGGGGCGCACACGGGTTCGCCGTAGCCGACCCGCAGTCCCTCCAGGGCCAGGACGACCTGGCGGGCGGGACGGGGCTTCTTCTTGCTCACACGCGCTCCAGGAAGGCTTCGGTGTCACCGCTGACCCGGGCCGCGACGGCCGCGGCGAGGGGGCGGGCTCGGGACAGGTCGGGGTCGGCGGCCACGAGGGTCACCGCGGCGGCGCGGGCGTGCGCGATGAGGTCGGCGTCGCGCAGGACCCCGAGCAGCTGCAGGGAGCTGCGCTCCCCGGACTGCGCGGCGCCCAGGACGTCGCCCTCGCGGCGCTGCTCGAGGTCGAGGCGGGCCAGTTCGAACCCGTCGCGGGTGCGGGCGAGGGCGGCGAGGCGTTGTCCGGCCGGGGACGCCTCGGAGGCGCCGGAGAGCAGCAGGCAGGTGCCGGGCAACCCGCCGCGGCCGATGCGCCCGCGCAGCTGGTGCAGCTGGGAGATGCCGAAGCGGTCCGCGTCGACGACGACCATGACGCTGGCGTTGGGCACGTCGACCCCGACCTCGACGACGGTCGTGGCGACGACGACGTCGAGGTCGCCGCCGGAGAACCGGCTCATGACG
This region includes:
- a CDS encoding ROK family transcriptional regulator, whose protein sequence is MRRGTNLPWVGDYNQAVVLDGIRRHPGTSRTDLAGASGLTLQTVSNIVRRLVERGLVQEGVALLRPGTGPGAVRGAGKPRTALSVRPGAALAVGVQFEREHVDAVLLDLSGVVVGVDREPLPDPEAPVELVVAHAAGLVRRLIDTTGAVGVRGVGVAVPGPLDFAGPVRSSAINLPGWRGVAIADLLLRATGLPVLVENDATAAAVGDLWRSRRTGRSFLYVHVGAGIGGGLVLRDEVLHGESGNAGEIGHVVADPAGPPCPCGSVGCLEAVAAPAAVVRRYVERVGSRAARAAGLRLAERTVLDDHDVLGTRAGAGDTVAAEVLDAAADDIARVVLGVVNVLDVSEVVLGGAGLRRTGERLRVALAARLGAAMTREVHPLGVRLGEAGEQAGALGAASAVLHESLSSTWAGVHAPVRALVISPVAPVH
- a CDS encoding extracellular solute-binding protein; this translates as MRRRNFLTATGLGAGTLLGTAACGGGSQSGDDSGGKGIKVAYQQWGSGTVMKDYLTGVKAAYEKANAGKTMELQPIVASENDYYTKLQLMMRSPRTSPDIVYEDTFLINSDITAGYLQPLDSYLDKWEEWDQFQDVAKGAAKAADGKTYGVPDGTDTRALWYNKKLFAQAGLPETWTPGSWDDILTAARQIKAKLPNVTPINVYAGKAAGEAASMQGFEMIFYGTGSTLYDADKDKWNVGSSDFKDALTFLKTLFDEKLAPDPTIALDAQVGTRVQEEFLPGSTLAIDLDGSWVSSTWLPTGGKPWTEWNDTMGQAPMPTKDGSGEGSISMSGGWTWAMTKNASNAEDAWKVISTLTSFENNLKYNINSAAVAVRKDVAADADYTGSNPTLEFFSSLVPVTQYRPQNTDYPRVSNEIQVAMEAVVTGQASVEDAAKAYDEAVKGIVGEDKTATL
- a CDS encoding carbohydrate ABC transporter permease, with protein sequence MATITRPNPGTPGGPELRRRTHPISVDIARALPLTPAVLLLLVFLAGPILWCIYAAFTNTALTGAGSGNTQFVGLDNFRAAFSSDTFRNSVVLTLVFTFLSAVVGQNLLGLGLALLQKRSAKAVRTLVGITVIGAWVIPEVVAGYVWYAFLAKDGTLNEILGTLGLGQNWLYTLPIIAVSLANVWRGTAFSMLVYNAALSEIPQEIEEAAEMDGATGWRRLRWVTVPMIKRTVTTNLMLITLQTLSVFGLIYTMTRGGPGTKSQTLPLYMYEQAFSFSQIGYGTAIALVLLAVGGVFSIIYMRLLRED
- a CDS encoding carbohydrate ABC transporter permease, whose amino-acid sequence is MTTETPTPALSTTKLTVGSNKPVGPRTRVAAGVINLVTAVLGIMFLVPLLWVVFAAFNSQAGLKLEWPGSNFSLDNFRAILTPETTYRPMWNGLVLCVGSTVIAIAVATLAAYPLSRFNTRYKRPFLLTILFSTGLPITAIMVPVYGLFVQLNLIDTISGTVAFMATTALPMSIFLMKNFMDGVPLTLEEAAWTDGANSMQTLRHIVLPLMWPGMSVVTIFTFIGMWGNFFIPFILLLSPDRLPASVSIFTFFGQYGSVQWGQLAAYSILYTLPVVILYVLLSRRLGGAFNFGGALKG
- a CDS encoding HAD-IA family hydrolase, which gives rise to MSPARAVLFDADGVLVDSHAGYRSVWDRWSALHALDPVLVHAATHARRPVDTIAAVAPHLDPVAEHTRLREFVEELPGAFPVFPDAAPLLAALPAGSWAVVTSGDAGTVRARLRAGALPVPSVLVDGSAVYVGKPDPEGYLLAARLLGVAPGDCLVVEDAPAGIEAGRAAGMRVVAVTTSHPAADLAAAHVVVGSLLQATPHLLAWTSSVGG
- the mutM gene encoding bifunctional DNA-formamidopyrimidine glycosylase/DNA-(apurinic or apyrimidinic site) lyase; translated protein: MPELPEVEVVRRGVARWVLGRTVSTTRFLNARAIRRHVAGPEDAAARTNGLVVADAVRRGKFLWLPLADADGHAEEAMVVHLGMSGQLLVEAADAPPEKHLRAVWTFDDDGEELRFVDQRTFGGVAVVPLVGTPDGGLGGLGESSDASWSRFLPAPVAHIARDPLDPAFDDALFAKRLREKTTGLKRALLDQTLVSGVGNIYADESLWRAKLHYARPTRSITRPQAAALLAGLREVMSAALDAGGTSFDALYVNVNGASGYFDRSLAVYGQLGRPCPRCGSLVRRDAFMNRSSFSCPGCQPVPRTAHW
- the rnc gene encoding ribonuclease III — encoded protein: MEIDADLLELALTHRSYAYEKGGLPTNERLEFLGDSVLGLVVTHELYTRYADVSEGRLAKLRAAVVNSRALADIARGLDLGDHVRLGKGELGTGGRDKNSILADTMEAVIGAAFLSVGMDGAQDFVLRLTSPLMESSERLGAGTDWKTALQELTAAEGLGVPSYAITDSGPDHAKNFTADAVVGGTALGHGEGRSKKEAEQKAASAAVEALREATAAAAQRAAH
- the rpmF gene encoding 50S ribosomal protein L32, producing MAVPKRKMSRSNTRARRSQWKATEETLVRSNVRGQVAYSRPHTARVVTDSAGTPLYLEYKGRKVKDL
- a CDS encoding YceD family protein; translation: MSKQKVHEGQLDPNAPLVLSTHDLGRRPGTMRTLQRTVPAPAELGIAVIGVPEGADLELDLRLEAVMEGVLVSGTVRGTAVGECGRCLAEVTQDLEVTVQELFAYPGKKPLELADDEDEIREVAQGELVDLEPAVRDAIVLELPFQPVCDGPCQQDYEIGVSEQAPLTEEPADPRWAALQSLLESSDDSPSGTREKS
- the coaD gene encoding pantetheine-phosphate adenylyltransferase; translated protein: MSRCVCPGSFDPVTLGHVDVLLRAAGMFDTVYAGVAVNPSKRGLFSGPERVELVRAALEETGDPRAERVLVEEFADGLLVDHCRRLGAPVVVKGLRGSGDYAYELPMALMNRHLADVETVFLVGDPRVQHVSSSLVKEVARYGGDVSGLVPAAVRTALVARLGENADPGRP
- the rsmD gene encoding 16S rRNA (guanine(966)-N(2))-methyltransferase RsmD codes for the protein MTRLIAGTAGGRRLKVPPGETTRPTSDRVREAVFSALDAADVLEGARVLDLYAGSGALGLEAASRGATRVVLVEAARAAAQTARANVAAVGLPGVTVVAERVERFLASPGAALEGGWDLVFLDPPYAVESSEVATVLGTLVPLLAPAATVVVERSSRTAEPVWPGDFSDVRQRKYGETSVWTARC